The following proteins come from a genomic window of Mycolicibacterium rufum:
- a CDS encoding TetR/AcrR family transcriptional regulator, whose translation MSSVTAAVTPKGERRRYALVSAAADLLCEGGFDAVRHRAVARRAGLPLASTTYYFSSLDDLIAKAVEYVGTLETQHLQDRVAALSRRRRGAESTADILVDLLVGDSPERVTEQLISRYERLIACARQPGLRDIQRRILKHRTDAVIEVVERCGRSVRAELLTALVCAVDGAVVAALVGDGDGPRATARATLIDVIDVLAPFN comes from the coding sequence ATGTCAAGCGTGACGGCAGCAGTCACTCCCAAGGGAGAACGTCGGCGGTATGCGCTGGTCAGCGCCGCTGCCGACCTGCTGTGCGAAGGCGGGTTCGACGCGGTGCGGCACCGCGCCGTGGCCCGCCGGGCCGGACTGCCGCTGGCGTCGACGACCTACTATTTTTCTTCGCTGGATGACCTGATCGCGAAAGCCGTGGAGTACGTCGGGACGCTGGAGACCCAGCACCTCCAGGACCGGGTGGCCGCGCTGTCCCGGCGCAGGCGCGGTGCCGAGTCGACCGCCGACATCCTCGTCGATCTGCTCGTCGGGGACAGTCCCGAGCGGGTGACCGAACAGCTGATCTCGCGCTACGAGCGCCTCATCGCGTGCGCCCGGCAACCAGGCCTGCGCGACATCCAGCGCAGGATCCTCAAGCACCGCACCGACGCCGTCATCGAGGTCGTCGAGCGCTGTGGCCGATCGGTGCGCGCGGAACTGCTCACCGCCCTGGTCTGCGCTGTCGACGGCGCGGTGGTGGCCGCGCTCGTCGGCGACGGCGACGGTCCGCGCGCGACGGCCCGGGCCACCCTCATCGACGTCATCGACGTCCTCGCCCCGTTCAACTGA
- a CDS encoding APC family permease yields MAESLTSQESADRQPELKRVMGPGLLLLFVVGDILGTGVYALVGDVAAEVGGAAWVPFLIAFGVATITAFSYLELVTKYPQAAGAALYAHKAFGIHFVTFLVAFVVMCSGITSAATASRAFAANFFEGVDIDAPKLGVALLALAFMAALAAINFRGVGESVKLNVVLTIVEITGLVLVILVGMWAFTRGGDVDFSRIVAFETGEEKNTFLAITAATSLAFFAMVGFEDSVNMAEETKDPVNTFPKILLSGLSIAGVVYVLVSIVAVALVPIGKLEASDTPLVEVVKAGAPGLPIDSILPFITMFAVSNTALINMLMASRLIYGMARQHVLPPVLGTVHPKRRSPWVAILFTTLIAFGLILYVSAFASSNAISVLGGTTSLLLLAVFAVVNVAVLVLRRDVRQAGGHFTTPTILPVIGFVVSLYLVTPLSGRPAQQYVVAGALVALGVVLFFITQLINKQLGIRDARITDPTHLGAGPND; encoded by the coding sequence ATGGCGGAATCATTGACGAGCCAGGAGAGTGCGGACAGACAGCCCGAGCTGAAGCGGGTGATGGGTCCGGGCCTGCTGCTGCTGTTCGTCGTCGGCGACATCCTCGGCACAGGCGTCTACGCGCTCGTCGGTGACGTGGCCGCCGAAGTCGGCGGAGCGGCGTGGGTGCCTTTCCTCATCGCGTTCGGCGTCGCGACGATCACCGCGTTCAGCTACCTCGAGCTGGTCACCAAGTATCCGCAGGCCGCGGGTGCTGCGCTGTACGCGCACAAGGCTTTCGGTATCCACTTCGTGACGTTCCTGGTGGCGTTCGTGGTGATGTGCTCCGGAATCACCTCGGCGGCAACGGCTTCCAGAGCGTTCGCGGCGAATTTCTTCGAGGGTGTCGACATCGACGCGCCCAAGCTCGGGGTGGCGCTGCTGGCGCTGGCGTTCATGGCGGCGCTGGCGGCCATCAACTTCCGCGGCGTCGGCGAGAGCGTCAAGCTCAACGTCGTGCTGACCATCGTCGAGATCACGGGCCTGGTGCTCGTGATCCTCGTCGGGATGTGGGCGTTCACCCGCGGTGGGGACGTCGACTTCTCCCGCATCGTCGCATTCGAGACGGGCGAGGAGAAGAACACCTTCCTCGCGATCACCGCGGCGACGTCACTGGCGTTCTTCGCCATGGTCGGCTTCGAGGACTCGGTGAACATGGCCGAGGAGACCAAGGATCCGGTCAACACGTTTCCGAAGATCCTGCTGTCGGGCCTGTCGATCGCCGGTGTCGTGTACGTCCTGGTCTCGATCGTCGCGGTGGCGCTGGTGCCGATCGGGAAGCTCGAGGCCAGCGACACCCCGCTGGTCGAGGTCGTCAAGGCCGGCGCGCCCGGCCTGCCCATCGACAGCATCCTGCCGTTCATCACGATGTTCGCGGTGTCGAACACCGCGCTGATCAACATGCTGATGGCCAGCCGGCTCATCTACGGCATGGCGCGCCAGCACGTGCTGCCGCCCGTGCTCGGGACGGTGCACCCGAAGCGGCGCTCGCCGTGGGTGGCGATCCTGTTCACCACGCTGATCGCGTTCGGCTTGATCCTCTACGTGAGTGCGTTCGCGAGCAGCAACGCGATCTCCGTGCTCGGCGGCACCACGAGCCTGCTGCTGCTCGCCGTGTTCGCGGTCGTCAACGTCGCGGTGTTGGTGTTGCGACGCGACGTGCGCCAGGCGGGCGGGCACTTCACCACCCCGACGATCCTGCCGGTCATCGGGTTCGTGGTGTCGCTGTACCTGGTGACGCCTCTGTCGGGCCGGCCCGCGCAGCAGTACGTCGTCGCCGGTGCGCTGGTCGCCCTCGGCGTGGTGCTGTTCTTCATCACCCAGCTGATCAACAAGCAGCTCGGCATCCGCGACGCCCGCATCACCGACCCGACCCACCTGGGCGCCGGCCCGAACGACTGA
- a CDS encoding SDR family NAD(P)-dependent oxidoreductase: protein MDALLDRSVVLGYTRIGSRVRGLWWPADPAPDAMAGKRVVVTGATAGIGEAMARSFARLGATVHLLGRDPGKVGRSAAAVRADVPGADVVEEICDVADLAAVGSWTADLTARVDALHGLVHNAGVMPKQRAETLQGHETQLACHVLGPHLMTEKLLEVLRAAGESAVVFMSSGGMYSAPMKRWSADELESRDGPYDGVRVYARTKRMQVVLADAWANRLNDSGIRVYSTHPGWVETPGVAEALPGFRRLTRPLLRDTTDGADTTVWLVATRPDSGPGHFWHDRAQRPTTFGWERGVNPQLAAEFFDEVSALALRGTAG, encoded by the coding sequence GTGGACGCCCTCCTGGACCGCTCGGTCGTGTTGGGCTACACGAGGATCGGTTCCCGGGTGCGGGGCCTGTGGTGGCCCGCCGATCCCGCCCCCGATGCGATGGCCGGCAAGCGGGTGGTGGTGACCGGTGCCACGGCCGGTATCGGGGAGGCGATGGCCCGATCGTTCGCGCGGCTGGGCGCGACCGTGCACCTGCTCGGGCGGGACCCGGGCAAAGTCGGCCGGTCCGCGGCGGCCGTGCGCGCCGACGTCCCCGGCGCCGACGTGGTCGAGGAGATCTGCGACGTCGCCGATCTCGCCGCGGTCGGGTCGTGGACCGCCGACCTGACCGCGCGCGTCGATGCACTGCACGGGCTGGTGCACAACGCCGGGGTGATGCCCAAGCAACGCGCCGAGACTTTGCAGGGTCACGAGACCCAGCTGGCCTGCCACGTGCTCGGCCCGCACCTGATGACGGAGAAGCTGCTGGAGGTGCTGCGCGCGGCGGGCGAATCGGCCGTCGTGTTCATGTCGTCCGGCGGCATGTACAGCGCGCCGATGAAGCGTTGGAGCGCCGACGAACTCGAATCCCGGGACGGGCCGTACGACGGTGTGCGCGTCTACGCCCGGACCAAACGGATGCAGGTGGTGCTCGCCGACGCGTGGGCGAACAGGTTGAACGACAGCGGTATTCGGGTGTACAGCACGCATCCGGGGTGGGTGGAGACGCCGGGGGTCGCCGAGGCGCTTCCCGGCTTCCGCCGGCTGACCAGGCCGCTGCTGCGCGACACCACCGACGGGGCCGACACCACGGTGTGGCTGGTGGCCACCCGCCCCGACTCCGGTCCCGGCCACTTCTGGCACGACCGCGCCCAGCGGCCGACGACGTTCGGTTGGGAGCGGGGCGTGAACCCGCAGCTGGCCGCGGAGTTCTTCGACGAGGTTTCGGCGTTGGCGCTGCGGGGCACCGCCGGGTGA